The segment atatatatataatggttGAGATTTAAAATCTGTTTGGATCTAGTTGTTTTAggcatttttatttaaataacatttaaatatttttataatatcaattaaatatttttaaagttaaaataaattaactagATTGCAAATTGTCCTATTTTTTCCATATTGAAATAATGGTTGCGCAAGGAAGCGTTGAAATATTTATGAGTTCACCTGTATTCAGTGTTGAAATCGTTGTAGAAAGCAAGTAGGACTCTATAGCATTGTGACTTTTTTTACCAAAACTAGGTTCATTAATTTCTACTCTAACATCGAATTTGAGTCATGGAGTTACTTGAATCAATCAACAGTATTAAATGTGCTTCATCAATATTACTAATAAATACTATCACCTATAGAGGCATTATCAaacatgtatgtatatatgagaAGCTTTCTAGTACAACAATTTTCTTCGTAAAATTTATTCGCATCGGGTATTTATACTAAGTCAATACATGCATATCATTtgtttgaatttataatttattttacttcattaaatctAGTAATAATGAAAATCGCATCGAATTGGTATAAACATCCGATACGAGTAAGTGTAAACacatatacacatgcaaaaacagtGGTGGAGCTATAATTTGGTCCAAGGGgtgtataaatataaagaaataaaatcgtGTAGAAGTCAAAGACTGTCAGTACACCCTTCACTGTGGCTCCGCCACCGTGCACAAATATTTTAGCACATGTGCTATTTTTATGCTACACATAGTATATGTGCTATTTTTATGCTATATTTATACTACACATACTAGGTAGGTACATAGTTGATTTATTTACCATTCTATCCCTAGGAAGTTTCTCTTGTATTACTGATATACAATacaaaaaattttctttatattctttCATGTTTAACATCTTAAAAAGTAATTGAGCAGAACAAATAAAATGGTTTCAATATTGAGTAACATAGGGATGATGGTGGTCACCTTCAAGAGACCATCATTATTTACCTCACTCCGTCGTCGCTCTGCCAAcaacattattattactaagCACTCACATCCTATTTCCACCACAAGGCGTTCAGGGAATTACAAGCCTACCATGTGGgattttcaatttattcaatCCCTACACAATCCTTATGAGgtacatatacatacattttcTATACATTATATTCACGTCACAcgtttattcatttaatttataaatgtgTTGCGTAGGGAGACAAGTATATGAAGcgtttaaacaaactaaaaaaagaagtgaagaagatgatgatgacggTGGAGGGATCACATGATGAAGAGTTAGAGAAGTTGGAGTTGATTGATAACTTAGAGAGGCTTGGAGTGAGTTACCACTTTAAAGATGAAATTATGCAAATTATGAGGagcattaatattaatattaatatagcCCCACCAGATTCATTATATACCACAGCTTTGAAATTTAGACTCTTGAGACAACATGGTTTTCATATCTCACAAGGTACAATAGTACTACTTGGACTCTTATTTCTTGTTCATTCATGTTTTGCTCTACGTACGCAGTTTGTTTTTTTGAGCCGCCCTTCATTAAATctaaggaattttttttaaaaaaattagcaacAATATTGTAAGAAATAGAATCTAAATCAactcttatatttttttgctcTTTGTGTTCTAGATATATTGAACGATTTCAAGGATGAAAATGGAAATCTGAAGCAGAGTATTTGCAAAGACACTAAAGGTATGTTGGAATTTTATGAAGCATCATTTCTCTCTACAGAAACTGAAATAACTCTGAAAAATGCCACAATATTCACGGTGTcaatctaattatttttcaatactTTTTTGAACATAGATTcttcaagtttattttttattagattttgacttatgtatattattgtgttttttagatatattaaacAGTTCCAAGGACGAGCATGATAATCTTAAGCAGAGTACTTGTAACAACACAAAAGGGTTGTTAAAATTATACGAAGCTTCATTTCTGTCTATAGAAAATGAAAGCTTTTTGAGAAATACCACAAAATCCACTTTGGCACATCTAATGAGATATGTTGATCAAAATCGTTGTGGAGAAGAGGATAATATGATAGTGGAATTAGTGGTACATGCCTTGGAACTCCCAAGACATTGGATGGTGCCAAGATTAGAGACAAGGTGGTATATTAGTATTTATGAGAGAATGTCAAATGCTAATCCCCTTTTGCTAGAACTTGCTAAATTGGACTTCAACATTGTTCAAGCAACACATCAACAAGATTTAAGAATTTTATCAAGGTACGAGAAAACATATCTTTTAAgtgaatacaaattaatttcatattagtTTTGATGTAAATTGTTTAATTAGGTGGTGGAAGAATACAGGGCTTGCGGAAAAGCTTCCATTTTCAAGGGATATTCTGGTTGAGAATATGTTTTGGGCAGTAGGGGCATTATTTGAGCCTCAACATAGCTACTTTCGAAGATTGATAACAAAAGTCATTGtttttatttcaatcatagATGACATTTATGATGTTTATGGCACACTTGATGAGTTGGAACTCTTCACTCTTGCTATTCAAAGGTAATTATAATTCTCTATCgcaaaataataacaaaattttattttctagtaACAATTAGTAAAAATTCAGATGGGATACAAAAGCAATGGAGCAACTTCCAGACTATATGAAAGTATGTTATCTTGCACTCatcaatattatcaatgaaGTTGCGTATGAGGTTCTCAAAAATCATGACATCAACGTCCTACCCTACCTTACAAAATCAGTAAGATTCATTCTCcttaataaatgattttttccccaaaatacccctcattttTTCCGAGACgaattcaatatttaatatgtcGTTAATTAGTGGGCAGATTTGTGCAAATCATACTTACAAGAAGCAAAATGGTACCACAATGGATACAAGCCAAATCTGGAAGAATACATGGATAATGCAAGGATCTCAATTGGAGTACCAATGGTATTAGTCCACTCATTGTTCCTAGTCACAAATCAAATTACCAAAGAGGCCTTGGATTCCTTAACCAATTATCCTGATATTATTCGATGGTCTGCTACTATTTTCCGTTTAAACGATGATTTGGGGACATCTTCGGTATGCTTTTACCCCTTTTATCTCACATATCTAGCAAAATCTCctctatttaatttaatttatttacttttgtaTCAATTCAGGATGAACTGAAAAGAGGTGACGTTTCCAAATCAATACAATGTTACATGAACGAAAAGGGTGCTTCCGAAGAAGAGGCAATAGAACACATAGAATTTTTGATACAGGAGACATGGGAAGCAATGAACACAGCTCAAAGCAAAAATTCTCCACTTTCTGAAACATTTATTGAAGTTGCGAAGAATATTACAAAAGCATCGCATTTTATGTATCTGCATAGCGATGTTAAAAGTAGCATCTCCAAAATACTTTTTgagcctatcattatttctaatGTTGCATTCGCTCtcaagtaattttattttacgtAGGCTTCATTTTATtactttgattttatatatacgTATCTCCATAAAGTCGAATTTAGAATCTAAACTTTTAACGAGTTCCaatgtttaattataaaaaactGAATTTTCGACTATATAATGTTAATGTGTTCTTTCTTATTAATTGACTTTTAGATTATTATACATTTGGATCAACATGTAATATAAATCAAGAGTTATTCAT is part of the Solanum lycopersicum chromosome 1, SLM_r2.1 genome and harbors:
- the MTS1 gene encoding linalool synthase; amino-acid sequence: MVSILSNIGMMVVTFKRPSLFTSLRRRSANNIIITKHSHPISTTRRSGNYKPTMWDFQFIQSLHNPYEGDKYMKRLNKLKKEVKKMMMTVEGSHDEELEKLELIDNLERLGVSYHFKDEIMQIMRSINININIAPPDSLYTTALKFRLLRQHGFHISQDILNDFKDENGNLKQSICKDTKDILNSSKDEHDNLKQSTCNNTKGLLKLYEASFLSIENESFLRNTTKSTLAHLMRYVDQNRCGEEDNMIVELVVHALELPRHWMVPRLETRWYISIYERMSNANPLLLELAKLDFNIVQATHQQDLRILSRWWKNTGLAEKLPFSRDILVENMFWAVGALFEPQHSYFRRLITKVIVFISIIDDIYDVYGTLDELELFTLAIQRWDTKAMEQLPDYMKVCYLALINIINEVAYEVLKNHDINVLPYLTKSWADLCKSYLQEAKWYHNGYKPNLEEYMDNARISIGVPMVLVHSLFLVTNQITKEALDSLTNYPDIIRWSATIFRLNDDLGTSSDELKRGDVSKSIQCYMNEKGASEEEAIEHIEFLIQETWEAMNTAQSKNSPLSETFIEVAKNITKASHFMYLHSDVKSSISKILFEPIIISNVAFALK